A window from Citrus sinensis cultivar Valencia sweet orange chromosome 5, DVS_A1.0, whole genome shotgun sequence encodes these proteins:
- the LOC102620691 gene encoding receptor-like protein 3, whose translation MCCFTQQRKTMPKLKLLHIIIIILSCFSSFCQACNQIDQDSLLSLGFNISSPGLNWSSSTDCCLWEGIKCDANGRVSHLWLPWKDLTGTISLSIGNLTHLSHLNLSHNCLSGEFPSSLSSNYIKIIDLSSNHFQGKIPSTIFRLTQNLITFNVSNNSFTGLISWSAGVDSFCSIRHLDLSNNCFTGPVPLGLGSCSRLKTFRAGFNYLTGSLPDDIYTATSLEQLSLSFNHISGSIKNGIVNLTSLKFLELYSNSLTGLIPRDIGKLTNLESLSNFFEGDISVFNFSTLLKLRVLDLGSNLFTGSLPITLNSCKSLTAVNLARNQLEGQISPGIVALKSLSFLSLSNNSLTNITGAIRILMGCKNLKVLIIPLNFMDETMPENDHLTSANGFKNLQVLGLAECKLKGQVPSWIGKLKKLQVLDLSFNQLTGSVPRFLGNMSSLFHIDFSNNLISGEFPKEFCRLPALTPEQDKNKANESYLEFSLFKGSNNFIGEYKKIFNFPRAIYLKNNSLSGSIPVEIGQLKLLHMLDLSHNNFSGNIPDQISQLTNLERMDLSKNHLSGEIPVSLKRLHFLSAFNVAENNLRGSIPSGGQFDTFPSSSFRGNPDLCGAIVQRSCSVQPRPIVLPDSSEELGYGLIAELGYGLIAGAIFGFIIGCTTGILLPLQRLKFLQQLRYLVRH comes from the exons atgtgcTGCTTCACACAGCAAAGAAAAACAATGCCTAAACTAAAACTCCtacacataataataattattttgtcttgCTTTTCCTCTTTTTGCCAAGCGTGCAACCAAATAGATCAAGACTCTCTTCTGTCTCTCGGCTTCAACATATCTTCTCCTGGATTGAACTGGTCATCTTCCACTGATTGCTGCTTGTGGGAAGGCATCAAATGTGATGCCAATGGTCGAGTCAGTCATCTTTGGCTACCCTGGAAAGACCTTACCGGCACCATCTCCCTTTCTATCGGGAATCTCACACATCTATCTCACCTCAATCTTTCACACAATTGTCTTTCTGGTGAATTTCCATCATCTTTGTCCTCCAATTACATTAAGATCATAGATTTGTCCAGCAACCACTTCCAGGGAAAAATCCCATCAACCATTTTTCGTCTAACTCAGAATTTGATCACATTTAATGTCAGCAACAATAGTTTCACAGGCCTTATCTCTTGGTCAGCCGGGGTTGACTCTTTCTGCTCCATCAGGCACCTGGATTTGTCCAACAATTGCTTCACTGGCCCGGTTCCTCTGGGACTAGGAAGTTGCTCGAGATTAAAGACTTTTCGAGCAGGTTTCAATTATCTCACAGGATCACTTCCTGATGACATTTACACTGCTACATCTCTTGAACAGCTCTCCTTATCTTTTAATCATATCTCCGGATCCATCAAAAATGGCATCGTCAATCTCACAAGCCTCAAGTTTCTTGAGCTTTACTCCAACAGTTTGACCGGGCTGATCCCCCGAGATATTGGCAAGCTCACCAACTTGGAAAGTTTG AGCAATTTCTTTGAAGGAGATATTTCGGTTTTTAACTTCTCAACACTTCTGAAGCTTCGTGTACTTGACCTTGGTAGCAATCTGTTCACCGGTAGCTTGCCAATAACTCTTAATTCGTGCAAGTCACTGACTGCAGTTAACTTGGCAAGAAACCAGCTAGAGGGACAAATCTCACCAGGCATAGTTGCACTGAAATCTTTGTCTTTCCTCTCACTTTCTAACAACTCTTTAACCAATATTACTGGTGCAATCAGAATTTTGATGGGCTGCAAGAATCTCAAAGTTCTCATCATCCCTTTGAATTTTATGGATGAAACAATGCCAGAGAATGACCACCTAACATCAGCAAATGGATTCAAAAATCTTCAGGTTCTGGGTTTAGCTGAATGCAAACTCAAAGGTCAAGTTCCATCCTGGATAGGTAAGCTCAAGAAGCTTCAGGTCTTGGACCTGTCTTTTAATCAACTCACCGGTTCAGTTCCACGGTTTTTAGGAAATATGTCTAGCTTATTCCACATAGACTTTTCTAATAACCTCATATCAGGAGAATTTCCTAAGGAATTTTGTAGGTTGCCGGCACTGACTCCAGAACAGGACAAGAACAAAGCGAATGAAAGTTATCTAGAGTTCTCTCTCTTCAAGGGAAGCAACAATTTTATTGGagaatacaaaaaaatcttcaacTTTCCACGAGCAATATACCTGAAAAACAACAGCCTCAGCGGCAGTATCCCTGTTGAGATTGGTCAGTTAAAGTTGCTTCATATGCTTGACCTCAGTCACAACAACTTTTCCGGCAACATTCCAGATCAAATTTCTCAACTTACCAACTTAGAGAGAATGGATCTCTCTAAAAATCATCTATCTGGTGAAATTCCTGTCTCCCTTAAACGTCTCCATTTCTTGTCTGCCTTCAATGTTGCGGAGAACAATCTTCGAGGATCAATACCTTCAGGAGGTCAGTTTGATACTTTTCCAAGCTCCAGCTTTCGAGGAAATCCAGACCTGTGTGGTGCCATTGTTCAGCGCTCATGTTCTGTTCAACCAAGACCTATTGTTCTTCCTGATTCAAGTGAAGAACTTGGTTATGGACTCATTGCTGAACTTGGTTATGGACTCATTGCTGGAGCCATTTTTGGATTCATTATCGGGTGCACGACTGGGATACTGCTTCCCCTTCAAAGGCTAAAATTTCTGCAGCAATTAAGGTACCTTGTACGCCACTGA